A genomic window from Leptospiraceae bacterium includes:
- a CDS encoding DUF4132 domain-containing protein — protein MNRLKKIVKDFKLEIQFETEVEKFIETVFDELHQDRYYTIKIKDSPSFESIKKKEETFKKEVVYTLLDNLFSITRVSSNLSEKSKNNDWDKLYRVAYIFRIIYEAIVRSKIDFTEDELIKFLENSFSDFLTSSSMPNTYIIKQIKYYTDKNGSSERVVSFLQKFIEKDSKLFPSLYNKKERDKLRIMATELLHSLSGNDKETEKTFPAILWSDEDTFGEKLNIEVTGFPENVQQGYYRLFAALKKTSGGSPSAKQLKELKEAIEPIGEEAYREKLLSWLDAFVYFEIKKETRHYNHNNRDYHYDVYHNISGVNADMLKVLVWSSVLVINDSLIHLLSKVAEKSYKKIPGTGPANQAIGNACFYVLAESKSLEAVSILSRLKLKLKQSSVLKLINKYISNLASEMNLSIHEMEDLSVSDYGLQDRKIIYDFDEYRLILELESFKDVSLKWQTREGKALKSAPAALKKEKKAELKNIADLQKEIQKTLSAQRDRLDRSYIYDRHYTYKNFQKYLFNHGLMSIVAKTLLWTFYKGTETQDLFFYEGKWIDVEQKELVPDETYSIRLWHPVGKKLEDILSWREFFMEKEIKQAIKQVFREVYILTDAELETRVYSNRMAAHILKQHQFNTLAKGRTWSYSLLGAYDDGRDGEIARISIPEYNLSAEFWINEIYIEDSFNDAGIWNYVGTDQIRFIRDGKPEELLYIPPIVLSEVMRDTDLFVGVASVGNDPEWSDRGAVDTQHRNYWQTYSFGNLNETAKVRKQILERLLPRLKIAKVAEIKDKFLLIKGSIRTYKIHIGSTNILMEPNDEYLCIVADRKKDPQSKIFLPFEGDAGLSLLLSKAFLLAEDDKIVDSSIVSQIKK, from the coding sequence ATGAACAGATTAAAGAAGATCGTCAAAGATTTCAAACTGGAAATTCAATTCGAAACAGAAGTCGAAAAATTTATTGAAACTGTATTTGATGAACTGCATCAAGATCGATATTATACAATAAAAATAAAAGATTCTCCTTCTTTTGAGTCTATAAAGAAAAAGGAAGAAACTTTTAAAAAAGAAGTAGTCTACACCTTATTAGATAATCTATTCAGTATTACTCGAGTATCTTCCAATTTATCTGAAAAAAGTAAAAATAATGATTGGGATAAATTATACCGAGTTGCTTATATATTTCGAATTATCTATGAAGCTATCGTTCGTTCTAAAATAGATTTCACGGAAGATGAGTTAATTAAATTTTTAGAAAACTCTTTCTCTGATTTTCTTACTTCTTCTTCTATGCCGAATACGTATATAATCAAGCAGATCAAATACTATACGGATAAAAATGGAAGTTCGGAAAGAGTAGTTTCCTTCTTACAGAAATTTATAGAGAAAGATTCGAAACTATTTCCATCCTTATATAATAAAAAAGAGCGTGATAAGCTACGTATTATGGCTACTGAATTACTGCATTCTCTTTCCGGAAATGATAAGGAAACTGAGAAAACATTTCCTGCAATTCTGTGGTCAGATGAAGATACATTTGGAGAGAAACTTAATATAGAAGTAACCGGGTTTCCTGAAAATGTTCAGCAGGGCTATTACCGTTTATTCGCGGCCTTAAAAAAAACAAGCGGAGGAAGTCCGTCTGCAAAGCAACTAAAAGAACTTAAAGAAGCCATAGAGCCTATAGGTGAAGAAGCCTATAGAGAAAAGCTTTTATCCTGGCTGGATGCGTTTGTGTACTTTGAAATCAAAAAAGAAACCAGGCATTATAATCATAATAACCGGGATTATCATTACGATGTTTATCATAATATAAGCGGTGTAAATGCTGATATGTTAAAAGTTCTGGTCTGGTCTTCAGTTCTGGTAATTAATGATTCTCTTATACATTTGCTTTCGAAAGTAGCTGAAAAAAGTTATAAAAAAATACCGGGAACCGGGCCGGCTAACCAGGCAATAGGGAACGCCTGTTTTTATGTTCTGGCAGAATCTAAAAGTCTGGAAGCTGTGAGTATTCTTTCGCGTTTGAAGTTGAAATTGAAACAGTCCTCGGTATTAAAACTGATAAACAAGTACATAAGTAATCTGGCGAGTGAAATGAATCTGAGTATTCATGAAATGGAAGACTTATCTGTATCGGATTATGGATTACAGGATAGAAAAATAATCTATGATTTTGATGAATACAGGCTTATCTTAGAATTGGAAAGTTTTAAGGATGTAAGCTTGAAATGGCAAACAAGAGAGGGTAAAGCTTTGAAATCTGCACCGGCTGCTTTAAAAAAAGAAAAGAAAGCTGAGCTAAAAAATATAGCAGATCTACAAAAAGAAATACAAAAGACCTTAAGTGCACAGAGAGATAGATTAGATCGTTCTTATATATACGATAGACACTATACTTATAAGAATTTTCAAAAATACCTTTTTAATCACGGCCTTATGTCGATAGTAGCTAAAACCTTATTATGGACATTTTATAAAGGTACAGAAACACAGGATCTATTTTTTTATGAAGGAAAATGGATCGATGTAGAGCAAAAAGAATTGGTTCCGGATGAAACTTATTCGATTCGACTCTGGCATCCGGTAGGAAAAAAGCTGGAGGATATTCTTTCCTGGAGAGAGTTTTTCATGGAAAAGGAAATCAAGCAGGCAATTAAACAGGTTTTCCGAGAAGTATATATTTTAACCGATGCTGAACTCGAAACTCGCGTCTATAGTAACCGGATGGCAGCTCATATTCTGAAGCAACACCAATTTAATACCTTAGCTAAGGGTAGAACCTGGTCTTATTCTTTATTAGGAGCTTATGATGATGGCCGTGACGGTGAAATTGCACGCATTAGTATTCCGGAATATAACTTGAGTGCAGAGTTCTGGATCAATGAAATATATATCGAAGATTCCTTTAATGATGCCGGAATCTGGAATTATGTAGGAACTGACCAGATTCGTTTTATACGCGATGGAAAACCGGAAGAATTACTCTATATTCCGCCTATTGTGTTGTCAGAAGTTATGCGTGATACAGATTTATTTGTTGGTGTTGCAAGTGTAGGAAATGATCCGGAATGGTCCGATAGAGGAGCAGTAGATACTCAGCATCGAAATTACTGGCAGACTTATTCATTTGGAAACTTGAACGAGACAGCAAAGGTTAGAAAACAAATATTGGAACGATTGCTTCCCAGGCTTAAGATTGCAAAGGTTGCAGAGATAAAAGACAAGTTTTTATTGATAAAAGGTAGTATTCGAACTTATAAGATTCATATTGGCAGTACAAACATTCTAATGGAACCTAATGATGAATATCTCTGTATTGTTGCTGATAGGAAAAAAGATCCTCAATCTAAAATTTTTCTCCCTTTTGAAGGAGATGCAGGTCTTTCCCTATTGTTGAGTAAAGCATTCTTATTGGCTGAGGATGATAAGATAGTTGATTCCAGTATAGTAAGTCAGATAAAAAAATAA
- a CDS encoding gamma-glutamyl-gamma-aminobutyrate hydrolase family protein (Members of this family of hydrolases with an active site Cys residue belong to MEROPS family C26.) encodes MKAKIGLTLCIDDERMIKGRGEYYYINRKYSISIKNAGAIPILLNPEMSVEETLEICDGLVISGGNDIPPELYKDTKKTELELEILERIQWERNLIDAFDKHNKPILGICYGMQLLNVHFGGNLHQDIRLACKNPIEHGGTGNKITHRVNIVHESSLFPVLGSKLEVASMHHQCIDRLASKFIRSAYSDDGVIEAIEAENILGLEWHPEADSSGLSIFPFFLSLIDKNKK; translated from the coding sequence ATGAAAGCAAAAATAGGTTTAACTTTATGTATAGATGATGAAAGAATGATAAAGGGTAGAGGAGAATATTATTATATTAATCGAAAATATTCTATATCTATAAAAAATGCAGGGGCCATACCCATCCTCTTAAACCCTGAAATGTCAGTTGAAGAAACATTAGAGATTTGCGATGGACTTGTTATTTCCGGAGGAAATGATATTCCACCGGAGCTCTATAAAGATACAAAAAAAACTGAGCTTGAATTGGAAATTTTAGAAAGAATTCAATGGGAAAGAAATCTAATTGATGCTTTTGATAAACATAATAAACCTATTTTAGGAATCTGTTACGGAATGCAACTTCTCAATGTACATTTCGGAGGAAATTTACACCAGGATATACGTCTTGCCTGTAAAAATCCTATAGAGCACGGAGGAACCGGAAACAAAATTACACACAGGGTAAATATTGTACATGAAAGTTCCTTATTTCCAGTTTTAGGATCTAAACTTGAGGTTGCTTCCATGCACCACCAATGTATTGATCGTTTAGCATCTAAATTTATTCGTTCTGCCTATTCCGATGATGGGGTTATTGAAGCTATAGAAGCAGAAAATATACTCGGCTTAGAGTGGCACCCTGAGGCAGATTCCAGCGGTCTATCAATCTTTCCTTTTTTCCTTTCCTTGATCGATAAAAATAAAAAATAA